A part of Propioniciclava coleopterorum genomic DNA contains:
- a CDS encoding PfkB family carbohydrate kinase, translating into MCLTGYSLAVPSTRDPLLAWLPTLPTGVEVVLDPGAVFATLPAALQERVLAATTVWTSNQEEATALTGVDGMATAADAVAERLPAGAVSIVRDGPEGCAVRAAGLTEVVSGFPQEPVDTNGAGDAHTGVLLAERAAGADWVTACLRANVAGAIKVTRRGPATAPNRAEIDAFLAGITPGRGTPRA; encoded by the coding sequence GTGTGCCTCACCGGCTACTCCCTGGCCGTGCCCTCGACGCGCGACCCGCTGCTGGCCTGGCTGCCGACCCTGCCGACCGGCGTCGAGGTCGTCCTGGACCCCGGCGCGGTGTTCGCGACGCTGCCCGCGGCGCTGCAGGAGCGCGTCCTGGCGGCGACGACGGTGTGGACGTCCAACCAGGAGGAGGCCACCGCGCTGACCGGGGTGGACGGCATGGCCACGGCGGCCGACGCGGTCGCGGAGCGGCTGCCCGCCGGCGCGGTGTCGATCGTGCGGGACGGGCCCGAGGGCTGCGCGGTGCGCGCCGCGGGCCTGACCGAGGTGGTGTCGGGCTTCCCGCAGGAGCCGGTCGACACCAACGGCGCCGGGGACGCGCACACCGGCGTCCTGCTGGCGGAGCGGGCCGCGGGCGCGGACTGGGTGACCGCGTGCCTGCGCGCCAACGTCGCGGGCGCGATCAAGGTGACCCGCCGCGGCCCCGCGACGGCGCCGAACCGCGCCGAGATCGACGCGTTCCTGGCCGGCATCACACCAGGCCGAGGTACTCCTCGAGCGTGA
- a CDS encoding MaoC family dehydratase: MSATVSGHTQDVARLAAYDEVCGFTLRDAVPATWLHVLTFSLQLAVMSRRDFPFGLAGLVHVSNDMSLLRPVGVADELDLLVRPGELTAHKRGALFELVGEARVGGEVAWRGVSRYLARGVQAPGDVPEVPRLAVPDAPAGQRWRLPADLGRRYAAVSGDVNPIHLSNLAAKAFGFPRAIIHGMWTHARALAALEGALPPAYRVAVDFTKPILLPGKVGFAAAPDADATAFAVLGREDKPHLIGRVEPLAP; encoded by the coding sequence GTGAGCGCCACCGTGAGCGGGCACACCCAGGACGTCGCCCGGCTCGCCGCCTACGACGAGGTGTGCGGGTTCACGCTGCGCGACGCCGTCCCCGCGACCTGGCTGCACGTGCTCACGTTCAGCCTGCAACTGGCCGTGATGAGCCGGCGCGACTTCCCGTTCGGGCTCGCGGGGCTCGTGCACGTCTCCAACGACATGTCGCTGCTGCGTCCGGTCGGGGTGGCCGACGAGCTCGACCTGCTGGTGCGTCCCGGGGAGCTCACCGCCCACAAGCGCGGGGCGCTGTTCGAGCTGGTGGGGGAGGCGCGGGTCGGCGGCGAGGTCGCCTGGCGCGGCGTCAGCCGCTACCTCGCCCGCGGCGTCCAGGCGCCCGGCGACGTGCCCGAGGTTCCCCGGCTCGCCGTCCCGGACGCCCCCGCGGGGCAGCGCTGGCGGCTGCCCGCCGACCTGGGCCGGCGCTACGCCGCCGTCTCGGGCGACGTCAACCCGATCCACCTGTCCAACCTGGCCGCGAAGGCGTTCGGGTTCCCGCGCGCGATCATCCACGGCATGTGGACCCACGCCCGCGCCCTGGCCGCACTCGAAGGCGCGCTGCCCCCGGCGTACCGGGTCGCGGTGGACTTCACCAAGCCCATCCTGCTGCCCGGGAAGGTCGGCTTCGCCGCCGCCCCGGACGCCGACGCGACGGCGTTCGCGGTGCTGGGCCGGGAGGACAAGCCGCACCTGATCGGGCGCGTGGAGCCGCTCGCGCCCTAG
- a CDS encoding SDR family oxidoreductase has translation MVTGAARGIGAAIAQTFARDGAKLVVVDVPQAGDALAKVANGLHGSALQLDITAPDAGERIAAHVAQVHGPDARIWAIVHNAGITRDKMLANLDEKLWGAVLQVNLAAEIAMNAVLLGDLPGGLADNARIVGIASTSGVAGNKGQTNYAASKAGVMGLVWAQAEELADRPVTVNAVAPGFIETDMTAAIPFVPREIFRRTNSLSQGGQPVDVAETIAYFCDPASGGVNGQVVRVCGQNLVGA, from the coding sequence GTGGTCACCGGCGCCGCCCGCGGCATCGGCGCGGCCATCGCCCAGACGTTCGCCCGCGACGGCGCCAAGCTGGTCGTGGTCGACGTGCCGCAGGCCGGGGACGCGCTCGCGAAGGTCGCCAACGGGCTGCACGGCTCGGCGCTCCAGCTCGACATCACCGCGCCGGACGCCGGCGAGCGGATCGCCGCCCACGTGGCGCAGGTGCACGGCCCCGACGCGAGGATCTGGGCGATCGTGCACAACGCCGGCATCACCCGCGACAAGATGCTCGCCAACCTGGACGAGAAGCTGTGGGGCGCGGTGCTGCAGGTGAACCTGGCCGCCGAGATCGCCATGAACGCCGTCCTGCTGGGGGATCTGCCCGGCGGGCTGGCCGACAACGCGCGGATCGTCGGGATCGCGTCCACCTCGGGCGTGGCCGGCAACAAGGGCCAGACCAACTACGCGGCGTCCAAGGCGGGCGTGATGGGGCTGGTGTGGGCGCAGGCCGAGGAACTGGCCGACCGGCCGGTGACGGTGAACGCGGTCGCGCCCGGCTTCATCGAGACCGACATGACCGCGGCGATCCCGTTCGTGCCGCGCGAGATCTTCCGGCGCACCAACTCGCTGTCCCAGGGCGGCCAGCCCGTCGACGTCGCCGAGACCATCGCGTACTTCTGCGACCCGGCCTCGGGCGGCGTCAACGGGCAGGTCGTCCGGGTGTGCGGCCAGAACCTGGTGGGCGCCTGA